A stretch of the Comamonas testosteroni TK102 genome encodes the following:
- a CDS encoding YkgJ family cysteine cluster protein: MKSSIRIVDVDRLETWSKYKAGMCDSCAANCCTMPLEVRLPDLVRLELVDPFEVENIEPKLIAKRLLKMRMIDHFNPKHEIFTMARRAGGDCNFLDKNTRRCTVYEKRPETCRLHPKKGPKPGFCAYGNKALS, from the coding sequence ATGAAATCCTCCATCCGCATTGTTGACGTCGACCGCCTGGAAACCTGGAGCAAGTACAAGGCCGGCATGTGTGACAGCTGCGCGGCCAATTGCTGCACCATGCCGCTGGAGGTGCGCCTGCCGGATCTGGTGCGCCTGGAGCTGGTGGACCCGTTCGAGGTCGAGAACATCGAGCCCAAGCTGATCGCCAAGCGGCTGCTGAAGATGCGCATGATCGACCACTTCAACCCCAAGCACGAGATCTTCACCATGGCCCGCCGGGCGGGTGGCGACTGCAATTTCCTGGACAAGAACACGCGCCGCTGCACGGTCTATGAAAAGCGCCCCGAAACCTGCAGATTGCACCCCAAGAAAGGCCCCAAACCAGGGTTCTGTGCCTATGGCAACAAGGCGCTTTCATAG